In the Flavisolibacter tropicus genome, one interval contains:
- a CDS encoding undecaprenyl-phosphate glucose phosphotransferase, producing the protein MQRVSSFSIRGKVIADLLILTLISIAVQSNLFNDKALSFSDTNLVVLLTSLFLWFISGRAMGLYVDFRLKPFSIEWIAFLKALVLYTLLSSFFSFQLMKYNPIGHWDLLLHSCLIFVLLPAQKLAIRIALKRFRDSESVKRKVLIVGAGDTGMNFYQQYVKNEKYGYTLTGFIDDIKNSSLNGHYLGKTSELNKVIASHELDDIIVALPITQEAQIQNIVTVGEKEGKRIRIIPDYQRFGSGKFKVDRLGSLPIITLRSLPLDVVDNKVYKRLFDIVFSILVITLVFSWLFPIIALLIKISSKGSVFFKQERWGLNNKVITCYKFRSMVSASKDVDENGKYQQASKNDPRITPIGKFLRKSNLDELPQFLNVLLGTMSVVGPRPHPVPLNIASKDSIENYMMRHWVKPGITGWAQVSGYRGETRVPHLMQKRVEHDVWYMENWTFWLDLQIIVQTLVNMVKGEKNAF; encoded by the coding sequence TAAAGTAATTGCTGATTTGTTGATACTGACTTTGATCAGTATAGCAGTTCAAAGTAATTTATTTAACGATAAAGCACTTTCATTTTCAGATACAAACCTGGTTGTTCTTCTAACCAGCTTATTTCTCTGGTTTATTTCTGGTAGGGCTATGGGCTTATATGTAGATTTTCGCCTAAAGCCATTTTCTATTGAGTGGATTGCTTTTTTAAAAGCATTAGTCCTTTATACTTTACTAAGTTCTTTCTTCTCCTTTCAGTTAATGAAGTATAATCCCATTGGACATTGGGATTTATTGCTTCATAGCTGTTTGATCTTCGTATTATTACCAGCCCAGAAGTTAGCTATTCGTATTGCTTTGAAACGATTTCGAGATAGTGAGAGTGTTAAAAGGAAAGTTTTAATTGTTGGAGCTGGTGATACAGGAATGAATTTTTACCAACAGTATGTCAAGAATGAAAAATATGGTTATACACTCACTGGCTTTATAGATGATATTAAAAATTCTTCTTTAAATGGACATTATTTAGGAAAAACATCAGAGCTTAATAAAGTAATTGCTAGTCATGAATTAGATGATATAATTGTGGCACTTCCCATTACTCAAGAAGCTCAAATCCAAAACATTGTAACTGTAGGTGAAAAAGAAGGGAAAAGAATTCGGATCATACCTGATTATCAGCGTTTTGGATCCGGGAAGTTTAAGGTAGATCGCTTAGGCTCTTTACCTATTATTACACTCAGATCCTTACCGTTAGATGTAGTTGATAATAAAGTTTATAAGCGATTGTTTGATATTGTTTTTTCTATTCTAGTAATTACCTTAGTTTTCAGTTGGTTATTTCCAATTATTGCACTTTTGATTAAAATTAGCTCGAAAGGTTCTGTTTTTTTCAAACAAGAACGATGGGGTTTAAATAATAAGGTAATTACTTGCTATAAGTTTCGGTCTATGGTTTCCGCAAGTAAAGACGTGGATGAAAATGGGAAATATCAACAAGCCTCCAAAAATGATCCTAGAATTACTCCAATCGGTAAGTTTCTAAGGAAATCTAACCTTGATGAACTTCCGCAATTCCTTAATGTATTATTGGGTACAATGTCTGTGGTTGGGCCTAGGCCTCATCCTGTTCCTTTAAATATTGCTTCTAAGGATAGTATCGAGAATTACATGATGCGTCATTGGGTTAAACCAGGTATTACAGGATGGGCTCAAGTGAGTGGTTACCGGGGTGAAACCCGAGTGCCTCATTTAATGCAGAAAAGGGTAGAACATGATGTGTGGTATATGGAAAACTGGACATTTTGGCTTGATTTACAAATTATTGTACAGACTTTGGTAAATATGGTGAAAGGAGAGAAGAATGCATTTTAG
- a CDS encoding capsule assembly Wzi family protein, protein MHFRFLFAGEKAFIRVSGTIAFVLFFQFISIFSAAQSLPVGTPLLEDGARFLQLEGKVGLNTSFLVRPLSNIELVFPDSNSLESDYSKGNKLFLKKDKFSLAILPVSVKQLYNSHHPFGWNDGSMVPAKGYQSQMSTGLFAKVGPLSIQLKPELVYAQNASFTTFPASHSDSIWKSYYYVLNRIDAPERFGTKEYVKLFPGQSSVRINYKKLSLGVSTENLWWGPGVRNSLLMSNNAPGFKHLTLNTTAPIVTGIGSFEGQVISGILSTSNILPPDTARTFEGQKLYIPKPEEGDRYINGMVITWQPKWTPGLHLGVGRVFYQYKSNVSTSLNGYLPVVTALFKGNARKEDAFGRDQVFSLLTRLVLPESKAEFYAEYGRNDHSQNGRDLLLEPEHARAYIIGGRKLFSATKSKEVELFIEVTHLQMPQTIQVRELQSWYIHHQVKHGYTNQGQVIGAGIGPGGSSQTIGVNWLKDLNKFGVTFERIVHNNDFYYDAFASRQEFGRHWVDLAFSLNKSWLQKRFIYSANLSLVRSLNYQWQYNTALDENVDVANVHATFSISYLFH, encoded by the coding sequence ATGCATTTTAGATTTTTGTTTGCGGGAGAGAAAGCTTTTATAAGAGTTTCTGGAACAATAGCTTTCGTTTTATTTTTTCAGTTTATATCTATTTTTTCAGCTGCCCAATCATTACCTGTCGGCACTCCATTGCTAGAAGATGGCGCCAGATTTTTGCAATTGGAGGGCAAAGTAGGACTAAATACTTCTTTTTTAGTAAGACCACTGAGTAATATAGAGCTCGTTTTTCCTGATTCTAATTCTCTTGAAAGCGATTACAGTAAAGGCAACAAACTATTCCTTAAAAAGGATAAGTTCTCATTAGCTATATTACCGGTTTCTGTAAAACAACTGTACAATTCTCACCATCCTTTTGGATGGAATGATGGATCTATGGTTCCTGCTAAAGGCTATCAAAGTCAAATGTCTACTGGGTTATTTGCTAAAGTGGGGCCGTTAAGTATTCAACTGAAACCAGAACTTGTCTATGCACAAAATGCTAGTTTCACTACTTTTCCTGCATCTCATAGTGATAGTATCTGGAAAAGCTATTATTATGTATTAAACCGTATTGACGCACCCGAGCGATTTGGTACTAAAGAGTATGTAAAGCTTTTTCCTGGTCAATCGAGTGTTCGGATTAATTATAAAAAGCTTTCTTTAGGTGTTTCTACAGAGAATTTGTGGTGGGGGCCTGGTGTACGAAACTCATTGTTAATGAGTAATAATGCACCTGGGTTTAAGCATTTAACACTTAATACTACAGCTCCAATTGTTACGGGCATTGGCTCATTTGAAGGGCAAGTAATTAGTGGAATTTTATCCACCTCTAATATATTACCCCCAGATACGGCTCGTACTTTTGAAGGTCAAAAGTTATATATTCCAAAACCAGAAGAAGGTGATCGATATATCAATGGGATGGTAATTACTTGGCAGCCTAAATGGACCCCTGGTCTTCATTTAGGTGTTGGAAGGGTGTTTTATCAATACAAATCAAATGTATCTACTTCATTAAATGGTTACTTACCTGTTGTTACTGCTTTATTTAAGGGAAATGCCAGAAAAGAAGATGCATTTGGTAGAGACCAAGTGTTTTCTCTTTTGACTCGGCTGGTTCTGCCCGAAAGTAAAGCTGAATTTTATGCAGAATATGGTAGGAATGATCATTCGCAAAATGGGAGAGATCTACTATTGGAGCCTGAGCATGCAAGGGCTTATATTATAGGAGGAAGAAAATTATTCTCAGCTACTAAAAGCAAAGAAGTTGAATTGTTTATTGAAGTTACCCATTTGCAAATGCCGCAAACTATCCAAGTAAGGGAACTGCAAAGTTGGTATATACACCATCAAGTAAAACATGGTTATACAAACCAAGGTCAGGTAATAGGTGCTGGTATAGGGCCTGGTGGGAGTAGTCAGACTATTGGGGTAAACTGGCTTAAAGATTTGAATAAGTTTGGTGTTACGTTTGAACGGATTGTTCATAATAATGACTTTTATTATGATGCATTTGCATCGCGACAGGAATTTGGAAGGCATTGGGTTGATTTAGCCTTTAGTCTTAACAAAAGTTGGCTTCAAAAGCGCTTTATATATTCTGCTAATCTTTCTCTTGTTCGCTCTTTAAACTATCAGTGGCAGTATAATACTGCATTGGATGAAAATGTTGATGTAGCAAATGTGCATGCTACATTTTCAATCTCGTATTTATTCCATTAG